Proteins encoded within one genomic window of Suricata suricatta isolate VVHF042 chromosome 17, meerkat_22Aug2017_6uvM2_HiC, whole genome shotgun sequence:
- the TBX21 gene encoding T-box transcription factor TBX21, with translation MRRRAEMGGHTSFTPPVDGDAGSGAVSGPCTECQLPMALVEGAPGPGKRVRWRQEEEVSLPGFSPKLAEGSDWVQTLLLLRAAGAATGPVSRIWAITEGFLYEGTFELSLEGRVEFPRRSRLAFRVDQWILPEGSFSANSAARGDLPHRGGRQPSATASNLPSISHEGAGGALVPAPPGRFLGAYAYPPRPQAAGFPGVGEPFPPTASAEGYQPGDGYVAPDPRSVLYPGPREDYALPAGLEVSGKLRVALNNHLLWSKFNQHQTEMIITKQGRRMFPFLSFTVAGLEPTSHYRMFVDVVLVDQHHWRYQSGKWVQCGKAEGNMPGNRLYVHPDSPNTGAHWMRQEVSFGKLKLTNNKGASNNVTQMIVLQSLHKYQPRLHIVEVNEAEPEAACNASNTHIFTFQETQFIAVTAYQNAEITQLKIDNNPFAKGFRENFESMYASVDTSVPSPPGPNCQLLGGDHYSPLLPNQYPVPSRFYSDLPGQAKDVVSQPYWLGAPRDHSYEAEFRAVSMKPAFLPSAPGPTMSYYRGQEVLTPGAGWPVAPQYPPKMGTGSWFRPMRTLPMEPGPGASEGRGPEDQGSPSVWTEIIPLRPESSDSGLGEGDSKRRRVSPYPSSGDSSSPAGAPSPFDKETEGQFYSYFPN, from the exons atgaggaggagggcagagatggGCGGCCACACCAGCTTCACGCCCCCTGTGGATGGAGACGCAGGTTCAGGGGCTGTCTCAGGGCCCTGCACAGAGTGCCAGCTGCCCATGGCCCTAGTGGAAGGAG CTCCAGGGCCTGGGAAGAGGGTGAGGTGGCgacaggaggaggaggtgtcGCTGCCAGGGTTCTCACCCAAGCTGGCAGAGGG CTCGGACTGGGTGCAGACCCTGCTGCTGCTCCGAGCTGCGGGTGCTGCCACAGGCCCTGTGAGTCGCATCTGGGCCATCACCGAAGGCTTCCTGTACGAGGGGACCTTTGAGCTGAGCCTTGAAGGACGGGTGGAATTTCCACGACGGTCCAGGCTGGCGTTTCGGGTGGACCAGTGGATTCTTCCAGAAGGCAGTTTTAGCGCGAACTCCGCGGCGCGCGGGGACTTGCCACACCGTGGGGGCCGCCAGCCCTCGGCTACCGCTTCGAATTTGCCGAGTATTAGCCACGAGGGGGCGGG GGGCGCCTTGGTGCCCGCTCCGCCAGGCCGCTTCCTCGGAGCCTACGCCTACCCGCCCCGGCCCCAGGCCGCCGGCTTCCCCGGGGTGGGCGAGCCCTTCCCGCCGACGGCGAGCGCCGAGGGCTACCAACCTGGAGACGGCTACGTGGCCCCGGACCCGCGCTCGGTTCTCTACCCGGGGCCGCGCGAGGACTACGCGCTGCCGGCGGGGCTGGAGGTGTCCGGGAAGCTGAGAGTCGCGCTCAACAACCACCTGTTGTGGTCCAAGTTTAATCAGCACCAGACGGAGATGATCATCACCAAGCAGGGACG GCGGATGTTCCCATTCTTGTCATTTACTGTGGCGGGGCTGGAGCCCACCAGCCATTACCGGATGTTCGTGGACGTGGTCTTGGTGGACCAGCACCACTGGCGGTATCAGAGTGGCAAATGGGTGCAGTGTGGAAAGGCTGAGGGCAACATGCCAG GGAACCGCCTGTATGTCCACCCAGATTCCCCCAATACTGGAGCCCATTGGATGCGCCAGGAAGTTTCATTCGGGAAATTGAAGCTCACGAACAACAAAGGGGCCTCTAACAATGTGACCCAG ATGATCGTGCTCCAGTCACTCCATAAGTACCAGCCTCGGCTGCACATTGTTGAGGTGAATGAGGCGGAGCCGGAGGCGGCCTGCAACGCCTCCAACACGCATATCTTCACCTTCCAAGAGACGCAGTTCATTGCCGTGACCGCCTACCAGAACGCAGAG ATCACTCAGCTGAAAATTGATAATAACCCTTTTGCCAAAGGATTCCGGGAGAACTTTGAGTC catgtatGCGTCTGTTGACACCAGCGTCCCTTCCCCACCTGGACCCAACTGTCAGTTGCTTGGGGGAGACCACTACTCTCCTCTCCTACCCAACCAGTATCCCGTTCCCAGCCGCTTCTACTCCGACCTTCCCGGGCAAGCCAAGGATGTGGTTTCCCAGCCTTACTGGCTGGGGGCCCCGAGGGACCACAGCTACGAGGCTGAGTTTCGAGcagtcagcatgaagcctgcatTCCTGCCCTCCGCCCCTGGACCCACCATGTCCTACTACCGAGGCCAAGAGGTGCTGACGCCCGGAGCTGGCTGGCCTGTGGCCCCCCAGTACCCTCCCAAGATGGGCACAGGCAGCTGGTTCCGCCCCATGCGGACTCTGCCCATGGAACCTGGTCCCGGAGCTTCAGAGGGACGGGGCCCGGAGGACCAGGGCTCCCCCTCGGTGTGGACTGAGATCATCCCCCTGCGGCCAGAGTCCAGTGACTCAGGACTGGGTGAAGGAGACTCTAAGAGGAGGCGCGTGTCCCCCTATCCTTCCAGTGGCGATAGCTCATCCCCTGCTGGGGCGCCGTCTCCTTTTGACAAGGAAACCGAAGGCCAGTTTTATAGCTATTTTCCCAACTGA